A segment of the Luteibaculum oceani genome:
TTGCAAGCAATCCCTGTTACCGTTCGACTTGCATGTGTTAGGCCTGCCGCTAGCGTTCATCCTGAGCCAGGATCAAACTCTCCGTTGTGAAAACTTTAAGTTTTATTACTCTCAGGTAAACTTTTTTAATCTTAGACTTTTCGATGTCCAAACAATACTTCAAAGAACTCTCTATTCCTTATCTTCCCTTCACTCCCACACTCAATCTCTCAAGCGTGTTTCCCGTAAAAGGGAGCGCAAAGGTAAGAAGTTTTTTTCATTTAATCGCAAACTTTTTTTCGATTTTTTTTCGCCGATTTCTCAGTTAGTTAAATCAGAATGCCTGCTATTAAAAAGAACGTTTTCTTTTATTCCTAAGTAAACAAATTGCTTTGTTTTTCTCAGTCCCTTTCTTTCAAAAGGGAGGGCAAATGTAAGAAAACTTTTTCTTTATTCTCAAACTTTTTTCAGAAATTTTTTTCTCGCAATCTCTTGCTGTACTTGACTTTCCGATAGTTTTGGAAAAGAACGTTTGCCCGAAAGCGGCTGCAAATATAGAGCCTTTTTCTAATTACTTCCAAACACAAAATGAAAAAAATTATCCCTCCCCAAATTGTAAATCAAACAAGGTCTTGTAATGCCCCTGATTTTCAAGCAGTTCATAATGTGAACCCTGCTCAATTATTTTTCCTTTTTCCAAAACAATGATCTTATCCGCCTTCTGAATAGTACTTAAACGGTGGGCAATTACTATTGAAGTACGCCCTTTGGTAATCTTGTCAATTGCCTTCTGAATTAGTAATTCCGACTCCGTATCTATAGACGATGTAGCCTCATCTAGTATTAAGATACTCGGTTTATACACGTATGCTCTTATAAAAGCAATCAATTGGCGCTGGCCAACCGACAACATGCCCCCTCTTTCTTTAACATCGTAATCGTAGCCGCCTGGTAATTTCGATATAAACTCGTGTGCTTCTACCTCCTTCGCAGCAGCAATTACTTCCTCCCTGCTGATATTGGGGTTCTTTAATGTGATGTTATTATATATAGTGTCTGAGAACAAAAAGACATCCTGGAGCACTACCGCAACATTTCTCCTTAAAAAATTAAGTACGTAATCCCTTAAATCCTTCCCATCCAATAAAATTTGCCCCTTTTGGAACTCATAAAGGCGAGAGATTAAATTGATTACACTCGTTTTTCCTGCTCCCGTAGCCCCAACAAATGCTATTGTTTGCCCTGGACTTACATCAAAACTAAGATCCTTAAGCACATAGTCCTCATCTACATAGGCAAAATGAACCCCCTGGAAGCTGATTTCTCCTTTAATACTTCCTGTATTAATATGTCCTTGGTCCTCTATGGTTGCATTGGTATCCAATAGATTAAATACGCGTTCACTCCCAACCATACCCATTTGCAAAACATTAAATCGATCTGCCAACTGCCTAATTGGGCGAAACAGCATGTGAATCATAAGGATAAATTGAAAGAGAACACCAAAAGTTACCTCGTCATTTATAACGCCTTTAACACCGTACCATACCAAAAGAGCAATGGAAACAGCTGAAAACAGCTCCACCAAAGGAAAGAATATGGAGTTTGCCCATACCGATTTGATATGCGCATCCATGTGTTGTTCATTAATCTTCTTGAATTTCTCGAACTCTACCTCCTCTCGGTTAAAGATTTGGACTATACTCATTCCTGTTACATGCTCCTGCACGAAAGCATTTAAGCGAGAAACCTGTTGGCGCACCGCTGTAAATGCTTTTTTAATAGCGTTTTTGAAAATGTTTGTGGCGACTAACAACAGCGGAATGCTGGCTATAGAAAGCAGAGAAAGCTCCCAATCTTTATAGAACATGTAGCCAATAACTACCACCAACTTCAAAATGTCCCCTATTATAATAAGTATACCTTGGGAGAAAATCTCCCCAATGGTCTCTATATCGGACACCAATCTTGTTACCAAGGTTCCGATAGGAGTGTTATCGTAAAACTTTAAGCGAAATTTACTTACATGATTAAAAAGGATAGACCTTAAATCTATCGTTACCGCCTGTCCCAGCCAATTTGCATTGTAGGTTTGAAAAAATTGAAAAACAGACTCAATAACCAAAACAACTATTACCAATATGGTTATATTAAGTAATCCCTGCTGATCTTGAGTTGCGATGTATTTATCAATGGCATTACCTATTAACATGGGTTTAACTGGTGCCAAGAAGCCCAGCAAAATAGTTAACACTGCGGTTAACATAAACTTCGCCTTATACGGCCCAACAAAACGGAGAACTCTTTTAAAGAGCCCGAAATCGAAAGCCTTACCCGCTACAGAATCCTTTTTTTCTACTGCTTTTGCTGTTGCCATGTGATGTTTGGGTACTTTATTTTAGATAAGTATAATCCGCAAGCTTTTACTGATTCTCCAGCTGCAGAGCGTTTTTTAGCATTTAAAATGTCCTCAATCGCGTAG
Coding sequences within it:
- a CDS encoding ABC transporter ATP-binding protein, encoding MATAKAVEKKDSVAGKAFDFGLFKRVLRFVGPYKAKFMLTAVLTILLGFLAPVKPMLIGNAIDKYIATQDQQGLLNITILVIVVLVIESVFQFFQTYNANWLGQAVTIDLRSILFNHVSKFRLKFYDNTPIGTLVTRLVSDIETIGEIFSQGILIIIGDILKLVVVIGYMFYKDWELSLLSIASIPLLLVATNIFKNAIKKAFTAVRQQVSRLNAFVQEHVTGMSIVQIFNREEVEFEKFKKINEQHMDAHIKSVWANSIFFPLVELFSAVSIALLVWYGVKGVINDEVTFGVLFQFILMIHMLFRPIRQLADRFNVLQMGMVGSERVFNLLDTNATIEDQGHINTGSIKGEISFQGVHFAYVDEDYVLKDLSFDVSPGQTIAFVGATGAGKTSVINLISRLYEFQKGQILLDGKDLRDYVLNFLRRNVAVVLQDVFLFSDTIYNNITLKNPNISREEVIAAAKEVEAHEFISKLPGGYDYDVKERGGMLSVGQRQLIAFIRAYVYKPSILILDEATSSIDTESELLIQKAIDKITKGRTSIVIAHRLSTIQKADKIIVLEKGKIIEQGSHYELLENQGHYKTLFDLQFGEG